The region GATCTCCATATAGCTAAACCAACATTATACAAACTACCCATTAAACCATCAAATTCTCGTTTAGCATTTGGATTATAGTAGAAAAATATGTTTGTACCGAAGCCTGAtcattttattgaaaaatatggTAGTTTGTCAAATAGTCATGATTTCAGCAAGTAGAGTCTTACAGATGTAGCCACCTCAGGAAAAGGAAATCTTCAGGTTATCCAAAACTCTGACAACTTCAACCCATATGGTCATGAAGGAAGGCCATTATGGGCTGGCCTACCAGTAGAACTGGGCCGAACCCAATGCTGAAGATGTGCCAAATCAAGGCCCAAGACAAAAGTGCTTAGGTTCactacatttttttgcgcggattgcctttcgtttggggtggtctttaaattttgcccctcaaatttgtggtctttaaattttcatttccttcataTTTGTAGTTTTAAGTTTCTTGCCTTTTGCTTGGAAAGGTGGAAGAATATATGAAGTTCGGTTCGAATCTCAttcgcataaaataaaaaaataatttcatgagcGTGCAGATGGGGGGAGTTGTATGCCGAATCCAAAGATAATctttaaaagttaaagttatcCGGATCCGCATAagtaaacataactaaaagttcgcTTTTCCGGCGCaatttttagttaaacacaactaaaagtcacCGCAtccgcataactaaacataactaaaaatctCCTCAAAGATATTCGGttgcatttctaagaaagtatgcctcgatcgagcttgcattttaatcttcttatgtataatgttccaactcacatgcttaatctcggttacaaattaacaacaattaacataagtatgaattcagccgagacaagcaacccaagcgatatgtccaacttaacggaatatagaatactagattttttcgaatacgagctattaaatttaaagtaaccataaaactttgcgtccatgacaagagtttgtggtaattaagttatatcccaaagaaattaacaaatcaatattCTGTATTCGTAATCCTCGTATATATGCttcaaaacctaacaataaattgttcgaattaaggaatagtagttagtatctCACGTTAATGACAATGGGTTCGTGCCTCCGGGTGTTTAACAATTAACTTACTGCTATACAATGCAAcccataattagtttggaatgacaaatacatatatatgttcaagGCAAATgctttaaggcataagtatgcccccatcggcataagtttgataattcgttaacaaatttatCGCCGACGGGGCATACTTTTTAACGGGCAAACTTTAGATATCTTGGACCAGAtaaatttgtgaaggaattaccaaagttataaACCatcatacttatgccaagtccgcccatttACGAGGCATAAGTATACgtgtccgcataactttgtaatTCCTTCATAAGTGTATCTTAGactgggggcatagcgaaatttaaactctccttgcgaatttttttttaaaattttttgcgTCAAGTGGTTCGAACAATGAACCCATGTGGtttatgcgaagggcaaaatttaaagatttcaaatatgaggggtaaaatttaaagaccaccctaaaagaagggcaattctgcgaattgcccggtTCACTAAGGACGAAGGATGAAATTGTTcgaattgtccttcaaatgggctggtctttaattttttcccttcaaatgcactggtctttaattttcatcCTTTAACAATTGAACTTATGCCTAGTGGGACATAAGTTCTTTaccaaagaaaagtcatgtaggACATAAattgtgagatattatgatgcgatGCCCCCGTTTGTTATGagggacaaaagttaaagaccagcacaaaatagagCAAAAGTGCCAGTGACCCCTGAAGTGAGATGTTAATGATTTACGAGCACCAATCTCCGAAGATCTACTAGAATGTCGTACAGGCTTCACTTATGACAATGCTTATAGCTCAACAGTCTTCCACACACATATAAGTTCTATTTTATAAAGTACAACTTTCCCAAAACTTTTAACAAAGGAGTTTACATTCTATATATTAAAGGTGTAAGACATATTTATAAATTTCAGATCACGTATTAAGTGCATAATTGCAATCTTTGTTTAATATTGCGTTAATTGGTAATCTAGAGAGACAAAAGAACGGTAAGCAAcctaatgtaaaaaaaaaaaattacactatcaCTATATATAACTTGTATTCTAAAAAATGTCATTAACTAATGCACTAATAGGAAAATAGGATAATTGCAATTAACATACCTTACTTGGTACTCTTCGACCATGAAAAATTGGTCCTTCTTCAGGTGCATCTCCTTTGAAAGATGGTTGAGAATGAATATAAATAGAGTAACGCCCTTCATGTCCTTTAAAAAATCTTTCCCAAAGTGGACCCAATGGCAAACTTCCTCTTGCTAGAAACAAAAATGCAACTTTTGGGGTACGATTATATGGGAATTTCCTAACTTTAGGAACCATTGAAGCTCTCCATATTAATTCTTCATCTTTCATGTCATGCATGGTTTCTGGAGGCTTAATATAATCTGTTAATCCTATTCTACCACCACCCCTTTTCCTCTTTTTATCAATATTGTTGACACGACgatcattattattattcactGGCACgtgttgttgttgctgatgcAAAGGCAAATTACTCAATGGAGGATATGGAGGAGGATGTGATTTTTGTGGTACTATAAGTGGAGGTGATGGTTGCACGGAAAATAGTTTTTTCTTTAATGTGATTGGAACATCTTTGAGATAAAAGCTTAGTGATATTCCTATAACTAAACCGGAACCAAAGAATAGAAAATAGACAATAAGGCTATGAATGTACCTTTGAGAATTGAAATGTTTTGCTGAAATGATCTGATTTTGCTGTGGTTCATGCTTCATTTTCTGAGATGACTCACAGGCTATTTAGTTTGTATATGATCTAACTAGCACTATGATCTAAGGAGTAATGATATAATCATATATTTCAACAAAACGGAATTTGCTATTCCAATATGTGattcctaatcctatgttaAAATACCTCGTCTAATATCGTACACCATTTCAAGAACACAGAACTTGAGAGTAATTAACCGAAAAGCAAGATAGATCTATGTAAGATCTAGAACAAAAAATCACCTAAGTGTGAGACTGGGATTATTACATGAATAATGTACATGTATTTGGAGGAAACTTGATACTCTAATCATTTGTGAAAATGTAGAAGTGTTAAAGGTAATGGAATGTAAAAATCTGAGGGACTGAATTGTCTATAGAAATGGGGAATTCTATTTTCATCAGATTTAAGCAGAATTTAGTTTTCAACTGATTAAAATATAGAGTAACAAATTAGATTGATGAAGAAGACAGAACAGAACAGAGGAAcagagagaggagaaagaaaagggaaagatagTTTGGGTAATGCCAAGTGGATCTGAATATGTCCAACAAAATTATGACTCATAGCCCTTCTTTATAGGAACAAAGCAAAGGTGATGACCACTACTATCTAGTTAAACTCTCAATACTCTCCTGCTAACTATatggaaaaggaaaataaaaaaaactcaaataccTAGCCTCGTGTTAACTATGCAGATCAAAATAAACTTCAAACATAGACGTTAGTCATTGAACCGATCAGTATtgcttaaaatttaaaatattttaaacaaaaaaggttcaaatatgcCTTAAAGTATTCGACGTTTGTATCGGGGTAAAAACGTGTCCGGACCCGGGTACCCATTACGGCCATAGGGGTTGTCCAGCTGGTTCCCATTCTCACCAACTTCCGTCACATCAACAGTCATCGGTCAGAGTGCCACCACAAGTATATACGTTGGGGGTGGCAGAAAGGTCACATCAGCTGTACCTTGGGGATTATGAAAAATTGAGAAGTGGTTTATATAAACCTAGCTTAGGGTAGAAGGAAGGGGCATTCAGCAAAGCGCGTATCCGGGCGAGCCTTCGCAATTGGAAGCTCACAGAAAATGGGGTATCTACACAGCTGTCCTCCATTCCCACCAACTCAGGTCATGTCCGCATACCTCGATCAGTGTGTCGTAGCAGAAATGCATATGGAGCCACAGTCGTGTGACATCACCTGAACATTAGGCTTACAAAAGTCTTGTTTTGGCTTATATAAGGGGCCTTAGGAGAAAAGAAGAGGATCATCTTCCCACACACACTTTTGTAATGTCATTCGTTCTCTAAAAGAACGTGTATATCTATGAAATCATTATTTTACGATCTTTTTTTGTCTGCTTTGATCATATTATATTACTTTTGTTGCTCATTAGACTGTATCACAATCTAAACTTCTCCGGACTGGGCTCATAAAAAGAGCTCTCGAGGTTAGATATGTCCCACTTGTCTTCAAACCCTTGGAAAACAAATCTCTAACTGATTTCTTAGTTAAACTTGATTTCACCGAAAATAATTTGGCCCCATCTGTGGGGACAGACAGCTGTGGTATCATCAAGATTCACAGTAGAAACTCTTACAAGTCGTTGGCATTTGGAGTTTACCAGGTGAAGCATGTTTGACCTTGCCTAAATCGGCCAAGTATCACGTTCGGAAGCAGCACTCTAGTTGAAACAAGAAACCCATTAGTCCCACAGTCGAAGGACCGACAGAACCCTGGTAAAAAGTGAAATCAGGAATTGGACAATCAGGAGGGGGAGGAGAAGGCAATAAATCCCCCGAAGGAGGTTCGCGACAATATTTCGACTAGGAAAGACCATTTAACCGGTCTGTAGAAAGCAAGGAAGCACTCCCCAGAGGACGTTACTTCGGGACGAGGAAAAGACGTCTTCACTCTAAGGTAGAGGGAATGTGTGGAGCAGAGGACCCTTCGTCAAAAATAACGTTAGCGGCGGTCCCAACGTAAAAAAGCACAGTAATGGAGTGTAGGGGGAAGTCATTGGATTTTCTGGCTAAGAAAAGACTAGTCACGTCACCCGTCGAGTAGCTCGAAAGATGTAGGGATACCAGGGACAAGCGCAGGTTAGAAAGAGTTGGAGCCAGATGGGCAGAGCTAGAAAAGAAAGCTCACGAATGGACGAGCCAGATACCCGGGGCTCCCCCTGTCCTGACAAGGGCAGGGGCGAGGAAATATGGAAAGGTTTTGTATAAACCGAGTATTATTTTCGCGCTCATCCCAAAGAAGTTCAAAATGTCGAATATTCCCAAACATGATGGAACTACAGATCTGGAGGAGAACTTAACGGTATTTGGAGCAACCATCACTGGACACAACTTTAAGCAACACGAGATCGAATTAGTCATGCTGAAAAAATTTCAGCACACGCTCGTTAAAGGAGCACTTTCTTGGTACAATCTCTTGCCTAAAACTTCTATTGACTTTTTTGCTGCTCTTACATATATGATAATGAAAGCTCGTTCTAGGGGTCGAATAGTAAAGACACGCAAAGAATACATCTCTGCTACAAAGCAGAAGAACGATAAGATGCCCCATAACTACGCGGAAGGGTTCCAACGGGAAAGGATACCGCTGCCCGCCATACTGGAAGATTGGGTTGCCGCGACATTCACAGATGGATTGGACATCAATGATTCAGAGGCATCgagaaaattaaaggaaaacgtGTGGGAGTTCTTAAGCGATCGGTCTGAATACATGCAGGGGAAAGAGACTAGGACTTCGAAAGAATAGCAGATGCCTATGAGCACGACCAACGTAATTTTTAAGGAAAGGCCGTCGGAAAGATGGCCCGAGATCCTTGTGACAAGAAACCCTCTCTTTTCAGAAAAGGAGAGAGGAACCACCCCAACGACCACGTTACGTTCGAAGTTGTTGAGGAGAGAAATGTCGGTGGTCCACGTACCGATTCAAATTTCTAATTTCTAACATGAAGCGTGTGCTTATCGTTCCAAGTAGTGCTCTGAATGCGACCCAACTCTGAACTCTAGAGAAGACATAGAGCAGGCAGTTTCGGTGGTTAAAATCCTGATCAGGTGTAGCCTATAAGACCGCTCGTTGGAAGATTGAGCTGACTACCTTGGGGAATTGAGCCCAACCCTGAGAATACTCGAAGAAATATCAAATTTTCTCGAcaaaatcggggaggtgcaatGGCTTATCAAAAAAGTAACTCTTCCAGATGGGGCCATATCGGGGTCATTCGAACGCTGCCAAAAGGTCTTTTCCGCACACTAAAAAAGAATGACGCAGAATGAACCGCAGAGTGTCTACAGGCCTCAAAATACCTAAAGAAGTACCCCTTGAATCTAACGTTGTCTGCCATGTCTTATAAGAACCGTGCTTAATCTATCCAAATGCTTCGTAGGTCACGGTGAGGGCCGAAGCACGCACCAAGAAAAAGGCGCATAATTATTTGCATGTTTAGCTAAAAAGGCCTTATCCAAAGCTGAGACGCGTTACCCACAAATCAAAAAGGTGGCACAGGCTCTAACGGCTCAAAAACTAAGACCATATTCACGAAGACGACCTGATCTGTTCGGTGATGGCGTTCCCTTCGTGGACTACCTTGCACGAACTCCCGACCCTTGCGTGGGCAAGCTGGGAAGGTCCGTACCAGATGATAGAAATCGTTGAAGAGTGGTCTCACCGATTTAAGAACGAATTTGAAGGAAGTTGAAGAACGACTAGAACGCCAATCGCCTAAAAAAGTTCTACCTTTGAAAGCATGTTCCCACCCGAGGTATGTCCTTGAGCTTCGGGACTATTCATCTTTGGTTAACTTGCTTTTTCTCCTATACAGGGATTGGCCTCGAGGTCGAGATCACATCGTCACCCAGAGGGATAGATCAAGATATGTGCTGCAACCTTCCCCGGCAAGGTGGTTTACGAGGCCACAATTTAAGAGCTTATCGGCCCGTACCTCGACACTTGCATCCTCTAGATTTCGCACCCTAAAATCGGGAGGAGGGGAGGGCCCAAGTGTTCTAAACATGAGTTCTCTCTGAGGACGAACTCGAAGTAGATGACCGTTGGCAATCACCGCATCCGCTCTCAGCCTCTCGTTTTCTTGTCATTTTTGTGAAAATCCCGGGAGGGAATTGTGTACCAATAGGACGTGTCTTGCCCTAACTCGGggaacgtgcgggcacctactaattcccacctcagtaggcgaacccaTCCCTTATTCAATCaaccaacaataaataaataaataaatgaaactcCCAAAAATAATAGGATAAGTCtgacataatatataaatactagGTGCGGAAGATAACAATATCCTGCAACTGTCTAATCAAGACAAGAGCTACTAAATACTACTACAAAAGTCCTGAATAGTCAATACATCATTCAACATAAATACCGTCTGAAATATAATTGGGACAATAGTAAACGGAGTCTTCAGTCGTACGGACCCTTCGCAGCTCACCCTCGTAACTCCCGAGGTGCGGGAACTCCGTCTCAAAATCTACACTCAAAAAAGCTTAAAGAAGGCAGCATCACAAATAACACGTACCGAGTAGGCAATCATAGGCCTACAGATCACATAAAAAAGGAAACCGAAAGATAAGCATGCTCACAAACATATACAAGTCAACAAGTTCAAATAAtgcatttccaacaccaaaaaCCAATGTCTTACCACGAATATTCCATAAGTCCGAACAAACCGTAACAATCACTATAACTAAGAATCACCAACAGATCAATATCaaacaaaccaacaataagAACATGTGATGTGAATGCAAAAGAAATGCAAttcaatgatacacacatgctccggggGGATGATGTCTACccctcgacagtcatgacccatggggaatTGCTAAGTCCATGTGCCGTCATTCCGAATCACACAGCCTATAATGACTCATCCAACTCCTCGCTAGCCACTCTGTATCACACAACATAGAGATGACTACGAAATATAGTAATGTCACATGAATCATACTTACCCCCGTCATCACCATCTTccaatatcaagatcaagaTGGATATATCATAGATATGAGAAAGTATGTCATGCAATGGGAATATCACAAATAACATATGAATTCCAGTCAATTCACACAAAGACAACCATCATAGTACAAATATCAAAtgaatcctttccttctaactAGTCTCCCATAATACATAGAAACTACCAATTTACATATGAAAAGCCAAGCATAAACCTAGAGATTCTAACAGGCCACGAGCCCGaacacacaagtcacacaacagtaccaacctaagaattgCATCCCAAACTTTATACCTGAAGTTTCACATGATGTCTCCAACAATCTCCTAGTACTACATACGAGCTGCTAACCGGTGTCTAACCGagaaggtaagccataacctacctggaaggccgaataCAAGTCACGAACCACCTAacaaagccttgcccttcctttgcGCTTcgaaatactcaaagtctagttATAATGtaatctaaattagaaatcatgaagaatgatacctATAATGCATAGGTTCTAGTTAGGTCAAATTTAGCttatggaatttgggaaaacgggcccataAGGGCAAAACGAAAATTTTGAAAGTGAATCATGAAATTCAAGCCTAGATGATCAAAACCCATTAATCAATTCCTAGATTTACTCAAGATTAAGCTAAATTCGtatttaaagtgaaaaatccccaaattctgggtataaaccctaactttccaaTTCATGAATTAACTCTACTAATGGAAGATTTATGCTCAACAACAATGGATAAATCGTAATCTAAGGTTATActagccaatttcatcaacaatttaTTTGTGAAGTCTAAAACTCATTGTGGGAATTTCTCACAAAAACCCAACTTCTTTCCTCTTTCAATTTCATCCCAATAAATGGATAAATTCGAgcctaacaacattaatctaaCCAATTCCCTACTTAACTTAGCTAAATTCATCAATTATAACTCATCAAGAAAGACTTAACCCCCTTTAAAGAAGAAACCATAAAAACCCTATTTTATTCTTCATGTTCTATGAATTTACTACCATGAATTCTTACTTAGTAAAGATACATGAAAGGAATTGAGACTAGGGAACTTACCCCTTACGAGAAATCACCGAACTCTCAAATCGCTCCAAGATGCTAATGAAATGTAATAGTAGGAAATGAGAGGAATAAGGGTTTCCGTAAGGCATTTAAATAAGAAACTAATCTATCGGCCGCTACGGCGGTCAAATCATCGCTATGGCTCCACCACTATGGAGCCACTGCTATGGCGGTCACCCTATCTCTATGATGgccaccagacaccagaaatttcTACTGTTTTCCAAACTTAGAATCGACACCCGGAACCACCTCGGAACCTTTCGGAcgcaaaccaaatatgcatatatatgtaaaaacgcgctacgaactcacccacGCACTCGAAATTCTCAAAAGAGGTATTGTataccaagtcaacccccaatagcCTAAAATTGACTTTCCAACCTAAGTCCCAATGTGCACCCGAGTGCCTTGGGAACCGTACCAAACATACCCGCAAGTTACAAACACCTATCCAGGCCTCTCAGAATCgccgaatttttgaaaaaggcctatttacccaaaagtcaactttgagtcaaacatttttcgctttaaggCTTATTTTCACAAAAACCAATCTAATGCTCTTTCGATGATCTCGAAAATCGTACCACCCGTCCTCATAAGTCTAGTATATGCTAACGAAGCTCGGGGAAAGGTCAACGGGGTTAGAAGTACCGTAACGGCaaagcgggtcgttacaagaCAAGTCGTCCCTCATAATCtcaaaaacaaaatatgaagCTCCACTTATTTTCGGTTGTTATTAGCACGACATTCTTtgcttaaaattttgaaaaagtttgggGCTAAGCCGAACTCGAAAGCCGCACGGCTCCTCAAATTGCTTCTAACACACGACACGTCCATAGAGCCACTGCCGAGGTTCCATGAACCTTTGTGGCATCAAATGGGGTCGAGATGTCCTCCCCATTAGCACCGAAAATCTAAGGCCATCTTTCATTGCAAATTGGATGTTTAGATCCCCAATATCGCGAAAGTGTTTCTGGAAGTGACATTCTCGAATTGTGTTAGGAATGATGACCTCAAATACAAAACGCAAAAAATGTAGGCATATACCAAGTCATCATGCCTTAACTTAAACAACAAACGCTCGAATATTAGCATAGTTTTGGTAGACGGGCATCGCAGTCACGCCTCGACGTTTAAGTGCAAAATAACAACAGGTCACTTTACGATCACAATTGTTGCAAAAACGAAGCGCATGTCACAAAGATATAAGTTGTGACTGAAAAAAATTGATGATTATCATTAAACGGGGAACAAAGAGAGCATATAGGCTCGTACAAAAGGGCACGCAGGCCTTAGAAATTCCAAAAGAACGAAGcacaaaaattcaaaaccaaAGCGATGAGACACCTATAATCGAAGTATCCACTAAAAGCAAACTACCCGAAAATCTGCAGTACCGAAAGCTAGTTATCTTCCCAAGGCATGCCAGATAAAGCCTCCGAACCAATGTCAAGAAGCTCAAGCCTTACAAAGCTAAGTCAGGAGAGGGGAGCATCTTCACCATTAGAAGAAATAGCGGAGGCATCAAAAGAATGGGGCGTGTCATCATGGATATCGTTCATATCCGCCTCAGTTGTGCCCAAGTCAACCTCTGCATCTATCAAAGCCGAGGAAACATCAATATGTCCCTCTTTGATGCCTTACAAAACCTCATGTCGGGTTTAGCGGATGACATGATGCCAAAGCAAGGAGGCCCTctatcacgacccgactagagggccatgacgggtaacCGGAGCTACCCTACCGAGTGCCACCTAACTCGCTTGTCATCACATTCAATCTGAACATACACCGTTCTCATCATAAAACTCATTACGAGATAACCTTCATTTATttaccaaacacacacacacacacacacacacacacacacatacacacatatatatatacacacacacataggcccacaaggctacaaaatgatgtacagaatATGCACTACCAagatcatgagacatctactacccacacacatgtatctacgagcctctactagaatactggAATCGTAAGgaagggacaggaccccgctatgccccaaatatgtacataaaagaatatcaTACAACAAGCGGCAACTTGAAGAAGCGCCTTCCTATAAGACTGCTGATAGAGCTCCTAGGTATCcggtccgtctccctgtctacctgtgggcatgaacacaatgtCCATAAAATAAGAACGTCaatacgagcaatgtactgagtatgtaaggcatgtaataatatgataaagaaatgagagagcatgaaataaagagataacttgtaacttattgcctcttaaggcggaatcatgcatgctaactctTATATaagcatcatcatatcatgtatacatatatataaactgcccgaccatataggtaggtgtgatcatcattagcccacgtccgggataaacatctcatgccgcccactagtggtgtctgcccggccaaataggcacggtgtaattatCAGCATAGCCGCCCACTGcgcccatcgtagtggtgtctgcccggccaacaaGGCGCGGtgtaattatcatcatatacataccataaagcatgcataagagccgaaatgaaagctataactctattggagtgacgtaaggtcggtaacctccaattaaattatggaacaatcatgatcgccatgtctcaccttgaaggaactagtattatgaggtgagactatcaacaaTGAGTAATATCAAAAAAATCATGTAATAGGATCATTAgtctcatcatagcatcatttcataagctttggaatctctatgaataaaatcatcataatcatcatcattatcatatatcatatctcatCTCTTTCTCATAGGAAGCTCTCAGAAATCTTTAGCCTTCAACTTTGGGAtatgagaaagtcatggaatAAATAGGAATCATagtataggagtcatgcctttgaaaaaaagggactagccttacatacctttacgtctctttaaCTTTATCGACTAAACACTTCCCCTCCaagctcacgattctacattcaagaaaattcgtactaaaattagataattggaAGCATACTTAGGCCTCAACTAAaacgactaagagctaacgaaaactggacagcatctcctttgtttcaacaacttcctccatctaataaacaactcccaaacatcaataataacacccacaatatcatcattaataaacttcttcaagttaaacattattcaactcttaaaattccctttcaaagtcatccttAACCATAACTACAATGCAACaccatatccattttcatataatactcctcaacatcattagtatcatTCACAACAtgattatactcatggcatatcaagaattatgattcaagtcaaattactattcaagaatatcactatttccacatttgagcctcatattctactttcttccccaatccaagtcattcaaccactcaatactcttaataacatgacatgaatacaaaactcacctttggtgatgtaggaatggactttggatgaaaatactttaCTTGAGAAAAAAACCAGCTTCAATTCCAAGAGAATTCTTGGCTTCCATCAACCTTAGTGAGCATCcacacacttgattctcttgattcttggtgttaaatctttaatttctcttggatatGTATTAATATGGTGAGTTAATGGAAGCTTAGAGAGGTTTTAGGGATTTATTGTAGGTGAAAAATGAGGCCTAATTTGTGGGAAATATCTATTTATAGGCTTAAGAACAATTGTCCACCGACctcaattttctggaaatttcgggcaaagtacGGGTACTGTTCATCCTGTACTTTACTGTTCACCCGTACTTTCAAAGTACGGGTTACTGTTCACCCcgaggtaaaaaaaaattccaactttctaGAAATTTTTTGCAAAGTGCACCCAGAAAGTGCGGGACGCACTTTATTGTATGGGCCGTATTTGCTCGTACTTCACGCGTAAAATGCGATCTCACAATgcaaagggaaagaaaaaactCGCttaacttcaatttacataggttatggattCCGTACCTCcttatattctaggagatatgccccgctcaagttggac is a window of Lycium ferocissimum isolate CSIRO_LF1 chromosome 12, AGI_CSIRO_Lferr_CH_V1, whole genome shotgun sequence DNA encoding:
- the LOC132040327 gene encoding glycosyltransferase BC10-like; protein product: MKHEPQQNQIISAKHFNSQRYIHSLIVYFLFFGSGLVIGISLSFYLKDVPITLKKKLFSVQPSPPLIVPQKSHPPPYPPLSNLPLHQQQQHVPVNNNNDRRVNNIDKKRKRGGGRIGLTDYIKPPETMHDMKDEELIWRASMVPKVRKFPYNRTPKVAFLFLARGSLPLGPLWERFFKGHEGRYSIYIHSQPSFKGDAPEEGPIFHGRRVPSKRVDWGEFSMVDAERRLLANALLDMANERFVLLSEACIPLYNFTTIYNYIMNSTKTFVESYDEWGPVGRGRYNSQMTPWVTIEQWRKGSQWFELDREIAVDVITDQKYFNLFKEFCRPACYSDEHYLPTFVTMRYWWKNGNRTLTWVDWTKGGPHPTKFARTEVTKELLHQMRTGIQCEYNGEPTSMCYLFARKFLPSTLDRLLKFAPKVMMFG